The following proteins come from a genomic window of Synechococcus sp. BIOS-E4-1:
- a CDS encoding fatty acid desaturase: MASDDRIAVWQIFNTVLPLVVCAYAFCAVTSSFDLKSILIAPLLFVLIVLLMSRSFSLMHDCGHHSLFRSKYVNRIVAFGLSIIHGIPHHPWSRGHAFHHKYNGNWDRYRGPSALTTREQYESKKSGAKFFYQILRHPLLLFPGGFYYLILKPRIALLLGFFECLLATLQKLFHALSKGEFVNIFSIINSHQSSFFYTRGEVYDTIANSAILFTCWWLIGGAIGHWHFWLLYVCVMSSSAALMIAVFFVQHNFPGSYASNEEDWSYFKGAIEGSSFLQLPPVLDWFTADIAYHHIHHLSERIPNYRLRDCHYANLHLLADVKPLYLHQIPACFSLILWDNVNLELVSTGM, encoded by the coding sequence ATGGCCAGTGATGATCGCATTGCTGTATGGCAGATTTTTAATACTGTTCTTCCTTTAGTTGTTTGTGCGTACGCCTTTTGTGCAGTTACTTCTTCGTTTGATCTGAAGTCGATATTAATCGCACCTTTGTTGTTTGTCCTCATTGTACTTCTGATGAGTCGAAGCTTCTCTTTGATGCACGACTGTGGTCATCATAGTTTGTTCCGCTCGAAGTATGTCAATCGTATTGTTGCATTTGGGCTCAGCATTATTCATGGAATTCCTCATCATCCATGGTCGCGAGGTCATGCGTTTCATCACAAATATAACGGCAATTGGGATCGCTACAGAGGTCCTTCTGCCTTGACTACACGTGAGCAATACGAATCAAAGAAATCAGGGGCCAAGTTTTTCTATCAAATTTTGCGTCATCCATTATTGCTTTTCCCTGGAGGTTTTTATTACCTTATTTTAAAGCCCAGAATAGCGTTGCTTCTGGGCTTTTTTGAATGTTTGCTTGCAACTCTTCAAAAGTTGTTTCATGCGCTTTCTAAAGGTGAATTTGTGAACATTTTTTCAATAATCAACAGTCATCAATCCAGTTTCTTTTATACGAGGGGCGAGGTTTATGACACCATTGCCAACTCAGCCATTCTTTTCACCTGCTGGTGGTTGATTGGAGGTGCTATTGGCCATTGGCATTTCTGGCTTCTCTATGTCTGTGTGATGAGTTCCAGTGCCGCCTTGATGATCGCTGTTTTCTTTGTTCAGCATAACTTTCCTGGATCTTATGCCAGCAATGAGGAGGATTGGAGCTATTTCAAGGGAGCTATCGAAGGCTCATCTTTTCTTCAGCTTCCGCCAGTCCTGGATTGGTTCACAGCTGACATCGCCTATCATCATATTCATCATCTTTCTGAGCGAATTCCTAACTATCGTCTGCGTGATTGCCATTATGCCAATCTTCACTTGCTAGCAGATGTTAAGCCTCTTTATTTGCATCAAATTCCTGCCTGTTTTTCTCTGATTCTTTGGGATAATGTAAACCTTGAATTGGTTTCAACTGGGATGTGA
- a CDS encoding class I SAM-dependent methyltransferase encodes MAPQATRVLVVGPGPGEQLPDLLNTCPEAELTILEPSQQMLLFCREAIADHAGRARCILIQEELNQQTLRSLEPIGWDLVVCHNVLHLYEANKQVSLLRLLARCTALNGLLLLSGYSEPSEQNTAQQMMDIGLQRLRDRDLSDDRIETIRSSRNKDVFSIDSNRVSSVLSSEELTPALQLYQGLFSRLWVSTRQGAEFK; translated from the coding sequence ATGGCCCCTCAAGCCACTCGGGTCCTTGTGGTAGGTCCGGGGCCAGGAGAACAGCTTCCCGACTTACTGAACACCTGTCCAGAGGCAGAGCTAACAATCCTGGAACCAAGCCAGCAGATGCTCTTGTTCTGTCGGGAAGCCATCGCCGACCATGCGGGCAGAGCACGATGCATTTTGATCCAGGAAGAGCTCAATCAACAAACATTGAGATCCCTCGAACCAATCGGGTGGGATCTTGTGGTGTGTCACAACGTGCTGCACTTGTATGAAGCCAACAAGCAGGTGAGCCTGCTGCGATTGCTGGCTCGATGCACAGCGCTCAATGGCTTACTGCTCCTTAGCGGTTACAGCGAGCCCTCTGAGCAGAACACAGCACAACAGATGATGGACATTGGCCTTCAGCGTCTTCGCGACCGTGATCTCAGCGATGATCGGATCGAAACCATACGCAGCAGCCGAAACAAGGACGTGTTCTCAATTGATTCAAACCGGGTCTCATCAGTGCTTTCCTCAGAGGAGCTGACACCTGCACTTCAGCTTTATCAGGGATTGTTTTCAAGACTCTGGGTCAGTACACGACAAGGAGCTGAGTTCAAGTAA